GGCCCGAGCAAGTCGGTCGGCTTCACCGAGACCCTCGACTTCGTCATCGAGGACCCCGACGACCTCGGGGCCGCGCACGGCGTGACCTCGTGGACGATCGCGGGACTCAGCCCCAACGAGCCACCCGAGCGCAAGCGCACGGTGGCGGTCACCGTCTTCGACACCATCTCCGACGGCACGTACACCGTGAGCTGCACGCTGTCGCGCGATCCCTGAGCCGACGGCGGCAAGTGGAAGAAGGTTGGCCATGAACGACGACGTGTACGACCGCGAGCTCGACTGGATCCAAGAGGACCTTGCGATGCTGCTCCCGAGCATCGCCGAGTTCACCGGCGACCGCATGCCGGCGCTCGAGGCCGACCTGACGGCGCTCCTCCGGATCCTCGACGACGAGACCGAGACGACCGATGACGAGGTGTACGAGATCGCGGCGCTGCTGCTGAGCTGGAGTGCGGTGCATCCATCCGGCTGGCCGTGGCGACCCGAGGTCGTCGCACTCGTCGCGGATACGGAGTCGTTCGCGAGCATCACCGAGTTGGACGCCGACTCGGCGGAGCGCCCGTGGTTCCTCCGCTCCACAGCCGGAGACGCGACGTGGCCGCGCACGTTCCTCTGGCCCGACCGCCTGCCTCAGTTGAGCGGGACCGATGACTTCAGCGACCGAGACGTCGTCTGGGTGGACGGCAGGCCGATGCGCAAGGTCGAGGCCGAAGCCCCACCACCACCGCCACAACAGCAAGAGCAACAGCAGCAGCAACAACAACAACAACAACAACAACAACAAGAGCAGCAGCAGCAACAGCAACAACAGCAGCAGCAACAACAGCAACAGCAACAACAGCAGCAACAGCAGGAGCCCCCGCCCGTTCGCCTCGAACCCTACGACCCGTTTGCGAGGTCGGCCGGGGCCTCACGCGCCTCCAACGCGCGACACGTTCGCGTGCCGGTCTGGTTCGCGACCGATCGCGAGCATGTTCGCGATGCGCCCGCAGCGGAGCGATTCGGAACCGGCCGCAACACCGGCGCAGACGGTCTCGGCGCGCTCAGCTACGGCCAGGTCACGGTGAGCATCCCCGACAGCCACCGCAAGGGCCACCTCGAGAAGCCGTCGCTGTTCAAGCTCGAGTTCCGCGCCAATCCCGACAAGCACCTCATCGTGCAGGAGCTGCGCGAGCTCGACGAGACGGAATGGCTCGCCAGCATCCGTGCCGAGGTCTCAGGCCCCGAATCGGATGACCCGGCAGACACGAGCGACGACATCCTGCTCTTCGTGCACGGCTACAACACCTCATGGGAACAGGCCGCCCTGCGGGCCGCCCAGTTCACCTACGATCTCGAGTTCCGCGGGCTTCCGGTGCTCTTCTCGTGGCCGTCGCGCGGCAAGACGCTCGCGTACACCGCCGACGAGGCATCCGTCGCCTGGTCGGTGCCGCACCTCGTGCACGTGCTCGAGCGGTTGATGACCGAGACGGGCGCCCGCCGCATCCACGTCGTCGCGCACAGCATGGGCAATCGCGCGACCACCGGCGCCCTCGAACGCCTGGTGCGCGGCGCCAACGACTACGCGACGCCGCTGCGCGAACTGGTGTTCGCGGCGCCCGATATCGATGCGGGCACCTTTCGGCAGTTCATCACGGACTTCAACGCGGCCCTCGCGGCAGCGCCCGATGCGGGAACGGATGTCGCACCGCCACGCCTCACGCTGTACGCGTGTGGCGTCGACACCGCCCTCGACTTCTCCGACCGCATCCATCGGGCGGGCCGGGCCGGCCAGATCACCGACGGCGTCATCGTGATCGCGCCGATGGAGACCGTGGTCGTGACCGACATCGTCGTCGACGACCAGCGCGACGATCGCCTCGGCCACGCCTACTTCTGCACGAATCGCAGCGTGATCGGCGACCTGTTCGGCGTCGTGCTGCACGGCGCGAAGCCGTCGGAGCGGTTCGGGCTGAAGCCGGCCCGCGACTCGGTCGGCGAGTACTGGCTGATGTAGGTCGCCGCAACGCGCCTGAATGAGCGATACGCGGGGAGAAAGACCCGAAACCCTCTCCCCGCGCGCCCACCATCCCACCTCGGTGTACGAATCCGAACCGTCCCCCGAAGGTCGATCACGTGAAGCGATCAGGTGGCGATGGAGCCACGCGCCCTATGTCGCGTGTTCGTCACGCTAGGCGCATCGGGCGGTGCGCGGCAACGCGAGGATTTCAGATGATGAACATCGGATGCCGCAGGCGCGAGCCGGGGCATCCGTCGGTCAGGCGCCCGGACGCCCCAGCCGGTCGGCACCGAGCTGCAGCGAGAGATCGCTCGCCGCTGCCTGGAGGCGGCGAACGAGGCCCGAATCGGCGTGCGCGGCGACCTCCGTCGGCAGCGACACCGCGAGCGATGCGGTGATGCCGGCCGCGCTCACCGGCACGGCGATGCACGTGTAGCCGATCGCGTACTCCTCGCGGTCGACGACGCTCTCGCGCGAGCGCTCGAGCTGGTCGAGCAGCACGCGCCGGTCGCTGATCGTGTGCTGCGTGAGCTCGGCGAGCGGATGCCGCGACACGTAGTCGAGCCGCTCCGCCTCGGACAGCACGGCGAGGATCTGCTTGCCGAGCGCCGTCGCGTGCGCGCTGCTGTGCAACCCGACCCAGAGCTCGACGCGCGGGTTGTGCACGGCATCGACGATGTCGACGAGATGCACCTCGCCGTCTTCGAATCGCGAGAGGTAGGCGGTCGCACCGAGCTCTTCGGTCACGCCGCGGAGCGCGGTGCGCACGCGCGAGAGGAACACCCCGTGCGCGGCATCCGCCCTGACGAAGGCCGGGAACCTGGTGCCCAGCAGCAGTCCGTCGGGTTCGCGTGCGAGGTAGCCCTCGTGCACGAGGGTGCGCACGAGGTTGTAGGTCGTGCCCGGGGTGAGCCCGCTCGCCGCGACGAGCGCCTTCACGGGCATGGGCCGCGGCTCGTTGGCGACGATGTCGACCAGGCGAAGGGCGCGCTGCACCGAGCCGATCAGCGTCGGATCCGTGTCTCGGGCTTCGGGTGACGACATCGGTGCTCCCCCTGCGCCAATGGTAGCCCCGGGCAACGGCATCGAGTTAGATGGACGATGACCCTTCGATGAAGACGAGGTATGTGGATGACGGTTGTGCGACGCTCCGGCCCGGTCTGCATGTCGCTTGCCCTCGTGTTCGGGCTGGCCGCCTGCACGGCGGGTGCGCCCCAGGTCGCGCCCACGAGCCCCGTCGTGCAGCTCGGCGCCCCCGGTGAGGAGAATCACACCCTCTCCCCCGAGGACTCGCTGAACCTCGAGTCGCCGAAGCACACCGAGGCCGACGAGCAGTTCATGCTCGACATGATGCAGCACCACGACCAGGCCATCACGATGACCGGGTTCGTCGACGACCGAACGGATGACCGCGACATCCGCCTGCTCGCCGAGCGCATGAAGGTCAGCCAGACCGACGAGCTCGCCCTCATCACGAAGTGGTTGCAAGACCGAGTGGTGCCGCTGAACGACGCGCGCGCCGGCGGCGGGCACGACGGCCACGACAGCGACGGGCACTCGATGCCCGGAATGCTCACCGAGACGCAGCTCGCCGAGCTCGAGGCGGCCGACGGGGCGGAGTTCGAGCGGCTGTTCCTCGAGTACATGATCATGCACCACGAGGGCGCCGTGCAGATGGTCACCGAGCTCTACGCCGCCGGTGGCGGGCACGAGTCGGAGACCGACCAGTTCGCGCGCCACGTCGAGTCCGACCAGGCGGTCGAGATCGCGAAGATGCGGCAACTGCTCGCCGCTCGGTAGCCCCGAGGCCGGCGGCTCCTGCTCGGCCTCGCCGAAGCGAGCGCGACCTGCTCGCCGAACGCGAAAGCGCCCAGCGACCTCGGGTCGCTGGGCGCTCGTCGTGCGGGGAGGCCGACAGCCGGCCTCCCCGCACGGATCAGTAGGTCGCCGCCAGCGCGTTCAGCGCCTGCACCAGTGCGGAGTCGGCAGCAGCGCCCGACTTCTTGGCTGCGTCGTCGAGCTGAGCGCTGACGGCGGAGCCGCTGGCGGGGCCGTCGGCGAGCTTCTCGGCCTGGTCGATCGACTTGTTCACCTGCTTCAGCGCGTTGCCGCTCAGGCTGCCGTCGCGTTCGGCCTGGTCGACGTACGACCGGGCCACGGCGAAGCTGGGCTCGTGCACGAGGCTCGTCTGCATCTGGGCGTTGAACTCGGCGAGCTCGATCTCACCAGCCGCCTCGATCTCGTTCGCCGACAGCTGGCTGCTCTCGGTGAGCGCGAGGCTCTCGAAGCCGCGCGCGATCTCGCTGCCGAGCACGTTGCCGTTGTACCAGTAGGTCGACCAGTAGCCGGCGAGGTTCAGCGCGCCCGCGTTCGGGAAGTTCACCGGGCCGCGGTCGAGATAGGCGATCTCGGTCGGGTTGGCCGTGTCGGTGAAGTCGATGATCGACAGACCGCCCTGGTACCAGGCCTGCACCATGATGTCGCGGCCGGGCACCGGGATGATCGATCCGTTGTGCGCCACACAGTTCTCCTGCGCGGTCTGCGGCACGGGCAGCTTGTAGTAGCTCTGGAACTCGAGCTTGCCGTCGACGATCTCGAAGAGCGCGTTGGCACCCCACTCGGGCTGGTCGGTCGCGCGGCAGCGTGCAGCGGTGCCGCCTCCCCACTCGTCGGTGAAGATGACCTTGGTGCCGTCGTTGTTGAACGTCGCCGAGTGCCAGTACGAGTAGTTCGAGTCGGCGACCGCATCGAGCCGAATCGGGTTCACCGGGTCGGAGATGTCGAGCAGGATTCCGTTGCCCTGGCATGCGCCTGCGGCGAGCCCGATCTCGGGATACGCCGTGATGTCGTGGCACGTGTTCGTGTTCGGGTTCGGCGAGTACGGCGTGCCCGACGGGTGCAGCGGCTGCGTCGGGCCGTTCTGCAGGCCGTTGAACGCACCCGTCACCGGGTCGCTGAAGATGCGGGGCTGGCTGACCACGGCGGCTGCGCCGGGGTTCGCGAGCGGCACCTTGATGACGTCGATGCGCCACTGCGTGGGATTGCCGGTCGTGACCGGCGTCGTGCTCGCGGGAGCGTTCTCGCAACCGGGGAGCTCGAGCGGCGAGCGCACGCCCGACGTGCCCGAGTTGTAGATGTACACGTTCTCGGTGTCGTCGGGATCGGCGACGAGCGTGTGCGTGTGCGAGCCACGACAGGTCTGCACGCCCGGCAGCTGCACCGGGTTGTCGATGTCGCTGATGTCGAAGATGCGCACGCCGCGGAACCGCTCGGCGTTCACCGCGCCCGGCGCACCCTGCGTGCCGCAGTCGATGCGGCCACGGGACTCTTCGACCGACATGAAGAGCAGGTCGCCGTAGACCGAGACGTCGCCCTGGCCGCCGGGGCACACGAACGAGCCGCGCAGCGTCGGCGCCGCGGCATCCGACACGTCGTAGACCTGGAAGCCGTTGAAGTTGCCGACGATCGCGTTGTCGCCCGAGAACGCCAGGTCGGAGTTCACGAAGCCGAAGTTGCCGGGATTCGCGTTGAACGCTCCGACGCGCGGCAGGCTCGCGAGCAGCTCGATGTTGCTCGTGGCCGTCTGGGCGTCGAGGTAGCCGGGTGGCAGGTCGATGCGTGGATCGTCTTCTGCGGCGGCCGCGCCGGCCGTCGCAAGGGATGAGCCGAGCAGCAATGCTCCGGCGAGGGCGAGCGCGCGTCGGCGCCATCGGATGTTGCGGGGTGCGGTTCTCATCGGTAGTTCCCCTCTCTCGCTTCAGTGCGATCGATGCCCTCCGACGGGCGAGCCGGCACAACGTCGTGCCGTTCGCGGCCCTAGGGAGGCCGACCTCTGGACCCAACGTATCGGGGCGGAGGGGTTCGGCGCAGCAACGAATTTCGTACCCCGCGTCGATGTCAACACCCCACCCTTGGGGGTTCCGCGACGGACACCCGCGCTGCGATGATCAGGCGACTCCGCCCGAACCCGAAGGTGCCCTGTGTCTCCACCGCCCGGTGGACCTCGCGATTGGTCCCCGCCCGACGTCGATTCGCGCGCGCTGGCGCCCTCCCGCCCGGGCCGCCGACCGATCCGCGGCGCCGGACATATCGAGGGACTCGGCTGGGCACGCGCACTTGGCTGGACCAGCCTCGGGTTCGGCATTGCAAGTCTCGTGTTCGCCTGCTTCGCGCCGCTCGCGGGAGCCGCGGTGTGGACGTTCGGCATAGCAGGCTTCGCAAGCTTCGCGATCTGGTGCGGGTTCATGGCCGAACCGAGGTACCGGTCGAGCCGCGGGCGCGGAAGCATCGTCTCGAAGGCCGGGATCGTGATCGGAATCATCGCCTTCGCCGTCACCGCCTACGCGTTCGCTGCCATCGCGCTGGCGAGCTCCGGAACCCGGCTTCCGGCTCCGTCGCACTGGTTGAGCGGTGCGCAGGCCTCTCCGACCCAACCGGCACCGGCCGATGCGCTGCCCGTCGACGGGGCAACCCCCGAACCGGTCGAGACGGAGCGGCTCGCGCTCGCTCAGGCTGTCGGCACCGCAGTCTTCGTGCTCGAGCAGGCGGCATCTGCGGATGCCACGTGGCCGGCCTCGCTCGCCGTCACCACCGACTCGTCCGCCCTGATCTCACCGGATGGTGTCTCGTTGGCGCCGCTTCCCGCGGGCGCACAGGTGCTGTACTCGACATCTTCCGATCTCCGCGAGTTCAGCCTCACTCTCGTCGGTCCGCTCGGCTCGGTCGCCACCTACGAGTCGACGACGGGTACGCTCAGCACGTCCGCGCCCTGACGTGTTGCTGCTCGCCTGCTCGCCTGGGCGGTGCTCCAGCACTGAGCCGGTTGGCTCGCACTGAGTCGTGAGATGGGGGCCGCCGCTTTCGGGCCCACGCACCGGGCACTCGATGGTCCCCCAACACGCATGTCAGTTCCCCCTCATCGATGAGGGGGAACTGACATGCGTGTTCGCCGAACGAGGCTCAGGTCGATCGGCGAACACTGAAGAAGCCACGCGGTCAGCCGGCGCTGAGCACCTCGCGCGCGTGGCGGTACTTCTCGGCGAGCCGCACCTGCGCGTCGTACTCGAGGCGGCGCACGCGCCACGGCGCGGTGTTGTCGTCGAGGTCGGCGAGCTTCACGCGGCGGGCCACCGGATGGCGGGCGATGCGTGCGTAGTAGGTGTCGTCCGCGACATCCGAAGTGCGGGTCAAGAGCTGCACGGCCTCGACGACCTCGGGCTGCACGCCCGCCTCGAGCAGGTTCTGCGCGGTGACCGCGGTGTCTTCGAGCACGTCGTGCAGCCATGCCGCCGCGACGAGCACCGGCTCGGTGAGCGGGTCGAACCGCTCGGCCACGCGGCCAGGGTGGTCGATGTACTCGGCGCCGATCTGGTCGAGCTGGCCGCGGTGCGCGGCGAACGCGATGCCCTTCGCGAGCGCCACCTGCGCCGCGGCGTCGACGTCATGCCCCGGATCGGCCATCGGAGCTGCCACGGCAGTCGGTGGAATCGGCGCGACGGGCCCGGTCACCGAGATCGGCATCTGGGTGACGTTGGCGGGCATCGCGGATGCCCCGGGCTCGACCTGCTCGAACCTGTTGGAACCGATCACTGGGTGGTACTCCTCGATCATCTGGTCGTCGTCGTCATCACGGTCTTGGGGGTCGGCCGTTGCCGTGGGCGGCTCCGGCGTCGGCACGATCGGCGGCATCGACGGGACGGGCGTCGTCGGCACGATCGGCTGCGCGGAAACGGGAGCGGGAGGAGCGGGCTCGGGCTCGGGCTCGGGCTCGGGCTCGGGCTCGGGCTCCAGTATCGGCATCGGCGCCGGCGAGTCGATGGGCTGCGCGAAGGCGAGCACCTGCACCGGCACCGGGTACGGCAGGTCGATGACCTCGGTCGGCTCGCCCTCGGCGAGCGCGAGGTCGTCGTCGAACTGTTCGACCTCCGCGTCGAGTTCAGTCGCATCCGTCGGGCCCGCGGTATGCGCCAGTGCCGCCTCGGCCGCCTCGGCCGCCTCGGCGAGCGGATCGCGCCCGAGCACGGGGCGCACGAAGTCGAGCTCCGCCTGCAGTTCGGCCATCTCTCGGGCGTCGAGCTCGAGCAGCGACCGCGCGTTGCCCTCGCGGCGGCGCACGAAGTAGTCCTCGTCGACCTCGGTCAGCTTGTCGCCGTCGCTCGTCGTGAAGTAGCGGATGCGGCCGGCATCGGTCACCGGGATGATGACCTCGACGAACTCGCCGCTCGGCTCTTCGCTGCAGAGGTAGTAGCGCTGCACATCGCGCGGCGACGGATGCCTCCCCCACTCCGGTGCCGGAAGGCGCCGTGGGCGGAGCGTGCCACCGGCGTCGGCGCTGCGACGACCCGGCCGTGGCGCGAGTTCGCCGTCGGACGCGCCGAACCCGAACACGGGCTGGTCGTCGGGATGGGTCGTCACTCGGGCTCCTGGGCTGCAGCATCGGCAGGGCGGGGGTCCGACTCAGGGCGACGTCGGGTGGGGGTGCCGGTGCGCTCCTCCGATGGTAGGGCGGTTCGGTGCGCAGCGCACGCATCTTCGCCCGGGCGTGGCGATGCGCGCCGGCGATGGCCGCGGGTCGCCCTTCCGACGATCAGCGCCCGAGTCGGTGCCGTTCCCGGCCGATGGGCATCAGCTCGGGGGCTGCCAACCACCCTCGGAGCGGACGGCACCCGTGATTCGCCGACTGATGACGTTCAGTTGCTGGGACTGCGCCGTGGTGAGGGAGTCGAAGACGAGCCGTCGCACGAGCTGGACGTGTCCCGGCGTCGCCGCACGGACGAACTCACGACCCTCGCTCGTCAGCGTTGCGAGCGTGATGCGACCGTCGCCCGGATCGGGCGCGCGTCGCACCCAGCCCTCGCGCTCGTGGCGGTCCACCGCGCGCGAGAGCCGCGACAGGGTGCTGTTGGCGTAGCCCGCGAGATCACTCATGCGGAGGGTGTGATCCTCAGCCCGCGAGAGGGCGAAGAGGATTCCGAAATCGAAATGACCGATCCCCGAATCGCGCTTCAATTGCGCGTCGAGCGCCGCCGGCACCCACTCGAGGAGTGTCGCGAAGGCCGACCAGGTTGCGAGCTCGTCGTGATCCAACTCGTCGGCAGATTCCTTTGCAGCCATGCCCTCAAGCCTAGCGAAAACTTGCTCAGGAAAGTGAACTGCCGTAGCATTCACTTTCTCAGGAAAGTAATTTGCTGCCAACGGCAGCCGGAAGGACGACACACGACATGGACCTCGAGCTCGCAGACAAGAGAGTGTTCGTCAGTGGATCCACTCAGGGGATCGGGTACGCGGCGGCCGAAGCGTGCCTGGTCGAAGGCGCATCGGTCGTCGTCAACGGGCGCGGTGAGCATCGCGTCATGGACGCCGTCGCACGGCTTCGCGCCACCGTCCCCGGCGCGGATGTCGCCGGGATCGCGGCCGACCTCGCGGACCCTCTGCAGACGCAGTCCCTCCTCGACTCGCTCGGGGAGGTGGACGTGCTGATCAACAACGTCGGGCTCTTCGATGTCGCGCGCTTCGCCGACATCGCAGACGAGGCGTGGTCGCGGTACTTCGAGGTCAACGTGATGAGCAGCGTGCGACTTTCTCGTCGTCTGCTCGAGCCCATGCTCGAGAAGGGGTGGGGTCGGGTCATCTTCATCGGCACCGAGTCGGCGGTCGACGTGCCGGCCGACATGATCCACTACGGCGCCACGAAGGCAGCGGCGCTCGCGCTGAGCAACGGGCTGGCGAAGCTCACCCGAGGCACCGGGGTCACCGTGAACACCGTTCTCGGCGGACCGACGTACTCCGACGGTGTCGCTGCCACGGTCGAGCGGATCGCATCCGCCCACTCGATGTCGGCGGAGGAGCTGAAGTCGGGCCTGGTGCGCAGCTCGTCGCTCCTCCAGCGCTTCATCGAACCCGCGGAGATCGCCAGCCTGGTCGCCTATCTGGCCAGCCCCCGGTCGTCGGCGACGAACGGCGCCGCACTCAGAGCTGACGGCGGAGTGCTGCCCACCATCGTCTGATCAGGCAGCGAGCGGCGGAGCCGCCCGCGTCAGGCCTCCTGCACGATGCCGTCGGCGCGCTCCGCCACCCGCTGCACCAGGGGCAGCATGTGGCCCATGAGCTCCCGGCCGAGGTCGGTCAACGCGTACTCGACGCGCGGCGGCACCTCGGGATAGGACGTGCGGGCGACGAGGCCGTCGGCCTCGAGTGTGCGCAACGTCGAGGCGAGCATCTTCTCGCTGATGCCCTGCACCTCGCGGCGCAACTCTCCCCAACGGTGCGTACCGTCGGTGAGCGCGAGCAGCACGCGCACGCCCCATTTGCTCATGATGTGGCTTGGCTGCCGAGCCTCGGAGGGGAAGTCTCGATCGAGTCGATGCTGCTATTGATCCTGCAGAACGGCGAAGCCTTCATGAGAATCGACGACGGCGTTTCCGAGAGTCTCCGCAATACGGTCGACCCGCGACTGCCTCTTTCCGAACACACCTCGCTCCGACCGGTTCACGCTCACGAAGATCACCGATGTTGTAACGGCCACCGCCTCCTTGGAAACAGACGATGTAACGACACACATGCGTGGTTGCCGTTGCCGTTGCCGTGGCCCATCGACTGATGCGCCACTTCAGGAGAGATCGAAGGAGAACCGATGAAGAAGTGGTCACGTCTTGCGGCAGGAGCTGCGGCGGCTGTATTGGCAGGCGGAGCATTGATTGGATTCACCGCCGCGCCGGCATCCGCCGCAGAGGCCGCCCCGTACGGGGTGTGCGCGTACGAGCACCAGGGCCGATGCGTCACATGGGTTACCAACCTGGACACCTGCCACCTCATCTTCCAGACCACGACGAGCGGTTTCAAGCACCAGGCGTGTTCCATCTGGGCCGTCCAAGGCATCGTTACAGTAATTCCGTGACCATGAACGAGCGGGGTGCCCGACGGCCAGCGCAGCGAATCGCGGGCGCCCTGCTCGTTCTCGCCGCCGCGACAGGTCTGATTTCCTGTGCACCAGACGAGGCGGCATCTCTCGAACCGATCTGCCAGACGTTCGAATCGAGCTGGAATCGACTCGTCGACGTGCGATCCGGCACTGAAGACTTGCAGATCGCAGCCGAAGCGCGGACCGAGACCGTAGCTGACTGGAATGACCTAGGCAGCCGGGAAGGACCGGACGATGTGACCGACATGATCAACGCGGCTGCAACCAACCTCTCGAACGCATGGAACTCGACGACGCAAGGCGGACGAATCGGGCATGAAAAGTCACTCAAGAACGCTGGGGACTACGTCGCAACACGTTGCGCAGAAACGGGCACGTCCGTGACGCTTAGCGAACTCCCTGCACCGCTGCGACCTGGAGCGCAATAGGGATGCTCTAGCGGGTGCGGCTTGCAGTGCCGTCGATTGCCCGTCCAGCGATAGAAGGATCACACGGCGCCCGGGCACTCGTAACTTTCAGGAACGGGCTTGGGCCGGGCGATCACTGGCATCTCGCTGCAGAGTAGATCGCAGCGTAACGATGGGTCCACGTACCAAAGCCCGCAAGTCCGGCTTCGGCGTGCCGTGCCCGTTTCACGTGCCGTGCCCGTTTCAGCAGTGCGAAGTGCGCAAGAGCGGGCAGCGGCGTCCTTGCACCTGGTCCGGTCATCAAAACGCCGCCGACGTGCATTCGCCGTCAGCAGACCGTGACGTTCGCCTCCAACAATTTGCATGTCTATCGGGACGACGCGAACCAACGCACCGGTGGCAAGAAGCACCTATCGGCGACGTTTCGAACACGGGCCTGCGGATTCGAATCGTCCGTGCCGCCCGCTGGTCGCCAACTAGGAAAAAATGTAACGCGCCGGCCGGCAGTGGAAACTGTGTCTATGTGGTCGAACCAGATATCCCGAGCGATGAGCTGAGCCGTATGGCTACGTTCGAGTTCGATGACCTGTTTCGCGCCTACTATCCAGTGATCGTGACAGCTGCGTTCAACCGCCTCAGCGATCGCTCCGATGCTGAGGATGCAGCGGCCGAGGTGTTCGCGCAAGCATGGCGGAAGCGCAAGGACGTACCTCATGTGTTCACGATCGCATGGTTGTACTCGACGCTGCGCAACGTAGTCGG
The sequence above is a segment of the Agromyces hippuratus genome. Coding sequences within it:
- a CDS encoding alpha/beta hydrolase, which codes for MNDDVYDRELDWIQEDLAMLLPSIAEFTGDRMPALEADLTALLRILDDETETTDDEVYEIAALLLSWSAVHPSGWPWRPEVVALVADTESFASITELDADSAERPWFLRSTAGDATWPRTFLWPDRLPQLSGTDDFSDRDVVWVDGRPMRKVEAEAPPPPPQQQEQQQQQQQQQQQQQQEQQQQQQQQQQQQQQQQQQQQQQEPPPVRLEPYDPFARSAGASRASNARHVRVPVWFATDREHVRDAPAAERFGTGRNTGADGLGALSYGQVTVSIPDSHRKGHLEKPSLFKLEFRANPDKHLIVQELRELDETEWLASIRAEVSGPESDDPADTSDDILLFVHGYNTSWEQAALRAAQFTYDLEFRGLPVLFSWPSRGKTLAYTADEASVAWSVPHLVHVLERLMTETGARRIHVVAHSMGNRATTGALERLVRGANDYATPLRELVFAAPDIDAGTFRQFITDFNAALAAAPDAGTDVAPPRLTLYACGVDTALDFSDRIHRAGRAGQITDGVIVIAPMETVVVTDIVVDDQRDDRLGHAYFCTNRSVIGDLFGVVLHGAKPSERFGLKPARDSVGEYWLM
- a CDS encoding IclR family transcriptional regulator, which gives rise to MSSPEARDTDPTLIGSVQRALRLVDIVANEPRPMPVKALVAASGLTPGTTYNLVRTLVHEGYLAREPDGLLLGTRFPAFVRADAAHGVFLSRVRTALRGVTEELGATAYLSRFEDGEVHLVDIVDAVHNPRVELWVGLHSSAHATALGKQILAVLSEAERLDYVSRHPLAELTQHTISDRRVLLDQLERSRESVVDREEYAIGYTCIAVPVSAAGITASLAVSLPTEVAAHADSGLVRRLQAAASDLSLQLGADRLGRPGA
- a CDS encoding DUF305 domain-containing protein, producing the protein MSLALVFGLAACTAGAPQVAPTSPVVQLGAPGEENHTLSPEDSLNLESPKHTEADEQFMLDMMQHHDQAITMTGFVDDRTDDRDIRLLAERMKVSQTDELALITKWLQDRVVPLNDARAGGGHDGHDSDGHSMPGMLTETQLAELEAADGAEFERLFLEYMIMHHEGAVQMVTELYAAGGGHESETDQFARHVESDQAVEIAKMRQLLAAR
- a CDS encoding LVIVD repeat-containing protein, yielding MRTAPRNIRWRRRALALAGALLLGSSLATAGAAAAEDDPRIDLPPGYLDAQTATSNIELLASLPRVGAFNANPGNFGFVNSDLAFSGDNAIVGNFNGFQVYDVSDAAAPTLRGSFVCPGGQGDVSVYGDLLFMSVEESRGRIDCGTQGAPGAVNAERFRGVRIFDISDIDNPVQLPGVQTCRGSHTHTLVADPDDTENVYIYNSGTSGVRSPLELPGCENAPASTTPVTTGNPTQWRIDVIKVPLANPGAAAVVSQPRIFSDPVTGAFNGLQNGPTQPLHPSGTPYSPNPNTNTCHDITAYPEIGLAAGACQGNGILLDISDPVNPIRLDAVADSNYSYWHSATFNNDGTKVIFTDEWGGGTAARCRATDQPEWGANALFEIVDGKLEFQSYYKLPVPQTAQENCVAHNGSIIPVPGRDIMVQAWYQGGLSIIDFTDTANPTEIAYLDRGPVNFPNAGALNLAGYWSTYWYNGNVLGSEIARGFESLALTESSQLSANEIEAAGEIELAEFNAQMQTSLVHEPSFAVARSYVDQAERDGSLSGNALKQVNKSIDQAEKLADGPASGSAVSAQLDDAAKKSGAAADSALVQALNALAATY
- a CDS encoding MarR family winged helix-turn-helix transcriptional regulator, producing the protein MSSFRLPLAANYFPEKVNATAVHFPEQVFARLEGMAAKESADELDHDELATWSAFATLLEWVPAALDAQLKRDSGIGHFDFGILFALSRAEDHTLRMSDLAGYANSTLSRLSRAVDRHEREGWVRRAPDPGDGRITLATLTSEGREFVRAATPGHVQLVRRLVFDSLTTAQSQQLNVISRRITGAVRSEGGWQPPS
- a CDS encoding SDR family NAD(P)-dependent oxidoreductase, whose amino-acid sequence is MDLELADKRVFVSGSTQGIGYAAAEACLVEGASVVVNGRGEHRVMDAVARLRATVPGADVAGIAADLADPLQTQSLLDSLGEVDVLINNVGLFDVARFADIADEAWSRYFEVNVMSSVRLSRRLLEPMLEKGWGRVIFIGTESAVDVPADMIHYGATKAAALALSNGLAKLTRGTGVTVNTVLGGPTYSDGVAATVERIASAHSMSAEELKSGLVRSSSLLQRFIEPAEIASLVAYLASPRSSATNGAALRADGGVLPTIV
- a CDS encoding winged helix-turn-helix transcriptional regulator, coding for MSKWGVRVLLALTDGTHRWGELRREVQGISEKMLASTLRTLEADGLVARTSYPEVPPRVEYALTDLGRELMGHMLPLVQRVAERADGIVQEA